One Streptomyces sp. V4I8 genomic window carries:
- a CDS encoding ABC transporter substrate-binding protein, producing the protein MYPPARPNRRALLRGALGMGTAAALSACGGGSTTALTSGDVTLALWTHDPGYEAFFEKGTPEADRLTDFRYHLKVTRAGASDVVTKLLAQAVAGRGTPDLVGFEIGSFPRMLRGDIAERLLYDLTDDIAAVPGLKDDLLPARTAPFSEDGRVYALDSDTPMVVYFYRDDLFERYDLPKEAVTWEEFAELGARVHQDHGASMCVVSTVGSDAGQVVQSFQMLLYQRGGAFFDADQNLVLDSPEAEEVLRFLCDGLRSGFVIDVSDYYGAAMQTALKQGRVIGLPMAIWYKNYGLVPNVPEQKGKWRVKALPRFAGGGAVTAAAGGTGFGVIKDKANTRAAKEFLFNTWLTHEGQVRRFTETGYLPTRRSVYDDPRLSAARDDFCGGQRLFPLYRDLLPQVPPFHQSPDQSILYDVLAGNLLRAYHGDLSPRQALKQTAADFGDQAGR; encoded by the coding sequence GTGTACCCACCCGCACGCCCGAACCGACGCGCCCTGCTGCGCGGCGCCCTGGGAATGGGCACAGCCGCCGCACTCTCCGCCTGCGGAGGCGGCAGCACCACCGCCCTCACCTCCGGCGACGTCACCCTCGCCCTGTGGACCCACGACCCGGGCTACGAGGCCTTCTTCGAGAAGGGCACCCCGGAGGCCGACCGGCTCACCGACTTCCGCTACCACCTGAAGGTCACCCGCGCCGGAGCCTCCGACGTGGTCACCAAGCTCCTCGCCCAGGCCGTCGCCGGGCGCGGCACACCCGACCTGGTGGGCTTCGAGATCGGCAGCTTCCCGCGCATGCTGCGCGGCGACATCGCCGAACGGCTGCTGTACGACCTCACCGACGACATCGCCGCCGTCCCCGGCCTGAAGGACGACCTGCTGCCCGCCCGCACCGCCCCGTTCAGCGAGGACGGCCGGGTCTACGCCCTCGACTCGGACACGCCGATGGTCGTCTACTTCTACCGCGACGACCTCTTCGAGCGGTACGACCTGCCCAAGGAGGCCGTCACCTGGGAGGAGTTCGCCGAACTCGGCGCCCGTGTGCACCAGGACCACGGCGCCTCGATGTGCGTCGTCTCCACGGTCGGCAGCGACGCCGGCCAGGTGGTCCAGTCCTTCCAGATGCTGCTCTACCAGCGCGGCGGCGCCTTCTTCGACGCCGACCAGAACCTCGTCCTGGACTCACCGGAGGCCGAGGAGGTCCTGCGCTTCCTGTGCGACGGGCTGCGCAGCGGCTTCGTCATCGACGTCTCCGACTACTATGGCGCCGCCATGCAGACCGCCCTGAAGCAGGGCCGGGTCATCGGACTGCCCATGGCCATCTGGTACAAGAACTACGGCCTCGTGCCCAACGTGCCCGAACAGAAGGGGAAATGGCGGGTCAAGGCCCTGCCCCGGTTCGCAGGGGGCGGCGCCGTCACGGCCGCCGCGGGCGGCACGGGCTTCGGCGTCATCAAGGACAAGGCCAACACGCGGGCGGCCAAGGAGTTCCTGTTCAACACCTGGCTCACCCATGAAGGCCAGGTCCGCCGCTTCACCGAGACCGGCTATCTGCCCACCCGCCGCTCGGTCTACGACGACCCCCGCCTGAGCGCCGCCCGGGACGACTTCTGCGGCGGACAGCGCCTCTTCCCCCTCTACCGCGACCTGCTGCCCCAGGTACCCCCGTTCCACCAGAGCCCCGACCAGTCGATCCTCTACGACGTGCTCGCCGGCAACCTCCTGCGCGCCTACCACGGCGACCTGAGCCCACGGCAGGCCCTGAAGCAGACAGCAGCCGACTTCGGCGACCAGGCCGGTCGATAG
- a CDS encoding fructosamine kinase family protein yields MQNSSEDPGATAARFTGLPATARRRLSAALAEVTLDGGHVVMVKRGDGHRAAQAEAAGLRWLAEARAVRIPAVHGHDERRLVTDRVATGRPSADAAERFGRELAALHAAGAPAFGAPPPGGPEDAYIGLAPMRNVTGPDWPRWYAEHRVLPYLRRAVDDGTVRGAEASVFEQACERLPELTGPAEPPARLHGDLWNGNVLWGADGHTWLIDPAAHGGHRETDLAMLHLFGCPHLDHILNGYQQAAPLADGWTDRIALHQLFPLLVHAVLFGRGYAEQALTAARTILRTR; encoded by the coding sequence GTGCAGAACAGCTCCGAGGACCCGGGTGCCACGGCCGCTCGATTCACCGGCCTGCCGGCGACCGCCCGGCGCCGCCTCTCCGCGGCGCTCGCCGAAGTCACGCTCGACGGCGGCCATGTGGTGATGGTCAAACGCGGAGACGGCCACCGCGCCGCACAGGCCGAGGCGGCCGGGCTGCGCTGGCTGGCCGAGGCCCGTGCCGTCCGGATCCCCGCCGTGCACGGCCACGACGAGCGGCGGCTGGTCACCGACCGGGTGGCGACCGGCCGGCCCAGCGCCGACGCGGCGGAGCGGTTCGGCCGCGAGCTGGCCGCGCTGCACGCCGCCGGCGCACCCGCGTTCGGCGCCCCACCGCCCGGCGGTCCCGAGGACGCGTACATCGGGCTCGCCCCGATGCGCAACGTCACCGGCCCCGACTGGCCCCGCTGGTACGCCGAGCACCGGGTGCTGCCGTATCTGCGTCGCGCGGTCGACGACGGCACGGTCCGCGGCGCCGAGGCGTCCGTGTTCGAGCAGGCCTGTGAACGGCTCCCCGAACTGACGGGCCCCGCCGAGCCGCCCGCCCGACTGCACGGCGACCTGTGGAACGGCAACGTCCTGTGGGGCGCCGACGGGCACACCTGGCTGATCGACCCGGCCGCGCACGGCGGCCACCGCGAGACGGACCTGGCCATGCTCCACCTCTTCGGCTGCCCCCACCTGGACCACATCCTGAACGGCTACCAGCAGGCGGCCCCGCTCGCCGACGGCTGGACCGACCGCATCGCGCTGCACCAGCTCTTCCCCCTGCTCGTGCACGCCGTCCTCTTCGGCCGTGGGTATGCGGAACAGGCCCTCACGGCGGCCAGGACGATTCTGCGCACTCGTTGA
- a CDS encoding helix-turn-helix domain-containing protein, which produces MTTTEQPPALAPLRHARERFLTGRPLPDGVPEEVVAAWRRARFFGVRPDLDGPVRELADPVDTPLLEAARPVLTRIAPALDTGRSALVLTDERLRVLWSTGSAPGDDTCRDLSEREVGHNSAALALRTRRRAEVHGPEHFLDVWQDVSAVSVPLLSPETGHVLGTVTIASGLRPGCRPHPGAALAEAAATAVEAELRARARTAQRALVDAYERAARGRERAVVALDGRNRLISEAAAYLASPQVLEALERGARAGERGTGSGNGGESGSGNGDGRGSGSGSGSGESYGISLPENAGCTVEITPVRHEGRAVGLVAVLEPRPVEPVSVPAKQRAASALVGSSVPWRHAVAQATASVRTAGPLLVVGERGTGKTTLALELLDGMAPLVVDAAESPELGLKRDESTGDRPLLLRHAERLAQPDVAALNSLLDERPEALLVVTYTPGTPPGPCLQRLLDTLAARSVALPALRERPEDIRELLPVLAPGPVPGSPPLTWTLDALRALERHPWPGNVTELAHLVRAVASQRRVRGPVRRSELPDPVREGPAGRNLSPMELAERAAILEALRRHGGNKARTAAALGIARATLYRKLREYQGRDALITPKP; this is translated from the coding sequence ATGACCACCACCGAACAACCTCCTGCCCTCGCCCCGCTCCGCCACGCCCGCGAACGGTTTCTGACGGGGCGCCCGCTCCCGGACGGCGTACCGGAGGAGGTCGTCGCGGCCTGGCGACGTGCCCGGTTCTTCGGCGTACGGCCCGATCTCGACGGCCCGGTGCGGGAGTTGGCCGACCCGGTCGACACGCCCCTGCTGGAGGCGGCGCGTCCGGTACTCACCCGTATCGCCCCGGCCCTCGACACCGGACGGTCCGCCCTCGTGCTCACCGACGAGCGGCTGCGGGTGCTCTGGTCGACCGGCAGCGCGCCCGGCGACGACACGTGCCGCGACCTGTCCGAGCGGGAGGTCGGCCACAACAGCGCCGCCCTCGCCCTGCGCACCCGGCGCCGGGCGGAGGTACACGGCCCCGAGCACTTCCTCGACGTATGGCAGGACGTCTCCGCGGTCAGCGTGCCGCTGCTCTCCCCGGAGACGGGACACGTGCTCGGCACGGTGACGATCGCCTCCGGCCTGCGCCCCGGCTGCCGCCCGCACCCCGGCGCCGCCCTCGCCGAGGCGGCCGCGACGGCCGTGGAAGCGGAACTGCGGGCACGCGCGCGTACCGCGCAACGGGCCCTGGTCGACGCATACGAGCGTGCCGCGCGGGGCCGCGAGCGGGCCGTCGTCGCGCTGGACGGCCGCAACCGCCTGATCAGCGAGGCGGCGGCATACCTTGCCTCGCCGCAGGTACTGGAGGCGCTGGAACGGGGCGCGCGGGCGGGGGAGAGGGGGACGGGGAGCGGGAACGGGGGTGAAAGCGGGAGCGGTAACGGTGACGGGAGAGGCAGCGGGAGCGGGAGCGGGAGCGGTGAGTCGTACGGCATCTCTCTTCCCGAGAATGCCGGGTGCACCGTCGAGATCACTCCGGTACGGCACGAGGGGCGGGCCGTGGGTCTGGTCGCCGTGCTCGAACCGCGGCCCGTGGAGCCGGTGTCGGTGCCGGCGAAGCAGCGTGCGGCGAGTGCGCTGGTGGGAAGCTCGGTGCCGTGGCGGCACGCGGTCGCGCAGGCGACGGCGTCGGTCCGGACCGCGGGACCCCTGCTCGTGGTGGGCGAGCGCGGAACGGGCAAGACCACGCTCGCCCTCGAACTCCTCGACGGCATGGCCCCCTTGGTGGTGGACGCAGCCGAATCACCCGAGCTCGGACTCAAACGGGACGAGTCGACCGGTGACCGCCCCCTGCTGCTGCGCCACGCCGAACGGCTGGCCCAGCCGGACGTCGCCGCCCTCAACTCCCTCCTGGACGAGCGCCCGGAAGCGCTCCTGGTCGTCACCTACACGCCCGGAACCCCGCCGGGCCCCTGCCTTCAGCGCCTCCTCGACACCCTCGCCGCCCGCTCGGTGGCCCTGCCCGCGCTGCGCGAACGCCCCGAGGACATCAGGGAGTTGCTCCCCGTCCTCGCGCCCGGGCCGGTCCCCGGCAGCCCGCCGCTGACCTGGACGCTGGACGCCCTGCGGGCGCTGGAGCGGCATCCCTGGCCCGGGAACGTCACCGAACTCGCGCACCTCGTACGGGCGGTGGCGAGTCAACGGAGGGTCCGCGGGCCGGTGCGGCGCAGCGAACTGCCGGACCCCGTCCGCGAGGGACCCGCGGGACGGAACCTCAGCCCGATGGAACTCGCCGAACGGGCCGCCATCCTGGAGGCGCTGCGCCGCCACGGCGGCAACAAGGCGCGCACCGCGGCGGCGTTGGGGATCGCCCGGGCCACCCTCTACCGGAAGCTGCGGGAGTATCAGGGCCGGGATGCGCTGATCACCCCGAAGCCCTGA
- a CDS encoding carbohydrate ABC transporter permease has protein sequence MTTALAGQNPSTRDRAGETDTARRRKQSWAPYLFISPFYLLYVLFMLVPVVVSLWLSLTEWVGLGTPHWVGLRNYRLLATDISFHRALGNTAVFVLVAVCVVVPLALLIAQALNTRGLRVRDLWRTAYFVPVVVSPILVALIFGLVFDRQFGLANSVLRALFGTGGVDWLGDPSLAKVSIALVMLWRWTGYLTVFFLAGLQNVPRELYESASLDGAGRLRTFTNVTLPALKPVTAFVVVTSFIGAAQIFEEPYLLTGGGPAESTLSVTMFIYRAAFQRQQFGYAAAAAVVLFVVVFGLSQLVNRLLGIGRAS, from the coding sequence ATGACCACTGCCCTGGCCGGCCAGAACCCTTCCACCCGTGACCGCGCGGGTGAGACGGACACCGCCCGGCGCCGCAAGCAGTCCTGGGCGCCGTACCTCTTCATCTCGCCCTTCTATCTCCTCTACGTCCTGTTCATGCTGGTCCCCGTCGTGGTCTCGCTCTGGCTGAGCCTCACCGAATGGGTCGGCCTCGGCACCCCGCACTGGGTGGGCCTGCGCAACTACCGGCTCCTCGCCACCGACATCAGCTTCCACCGCGCCCTCGGCAACACGGCCGTCTTCGTCCTCGTCGCCGTCTGCGTCGTCGTGCCCCTCGCCCTGCTGATCGCCCAGGCCCTCAACACCCGAGGCCTGCGCGTCCGCGACCTGTGGCGCACGGCCTACTTCGTGCCCGTCGTCGTCTCCCCGATCCTCGTCGCGCTCATCTTCGGCCTGGTCTTCGACCGGCAGTTCGGCCTCGCGAACTCGGTGCTGCGCGCCCTGTTCGGCACCGGCGGCGTCGACTGGCTGGGCGATCCGAGCCTGGCCAAGGTGAGCATCGCCCTGGTGATGCTGTGGCGCTGGACCGGCTACCTCACGGTCTTCTTCCTCGCCGGACTCCAGAACGTGCCGAGGGAGTTGTACGAATCCGCCTCCCTCGACGGCGCCGGACGCCTGCGCACCTTCACCAACGTCACCCTGCCGGCGCTCAAGCCGGTGACCGCCTTCGTCGTCGTGACGTCCTTCATCGGCGCGGCCCAGATCTTCGAGGAGCCGTACCTGCTGACGGGCGGCGGGCCGGCCGAGTCGACCCTCTCGGTCACGATGTTCATCTACCGGGCGGCCTTCCAGCGCCAGCAGTTCGGCTACGCGGCCGCGGCAGCCGTCGTGCTCTTCGTCGTCGTCTTCGGGCTGAGCCAACTCGTCAACCGCCTCCTCGGCATCGGGAGGGCCTCATGA
- a CDS encoding carbohydrate ABC transporter permease → MMRTRVPLYGVLVLLAVAFLAPLLWALSGSFKPRGDIFAYPPRLIPDPFTLDNYQRLFSGQPFWRWFLMSTVVALTATVVSVFVCALAGYGFAKFRFTGRRLLFGVMFSSLSIPFAVILVPLFVMLVKTGLGSPWFALIVPWVAPAFGIFMMQQYIVQSIPDSVLEAARIDGAGEFGIFRTIVLPLLRPALGALAVWQFLQSYNSFLWPLVLVSDSSQYTLPLGLQTLFVSEQRQYDLVLAGAVLAVVPAVALFVLLRKQLLEGLSTGAVKG, encoded by the coding sequence ATGATGCGCACCCGAGTGCCGCTGTACGGCGTACTGGTCCTGCTGGCGGTGGCCTTCCTCGCGCCCCTCCTGTGGGCGCTGAGCGGCTCGTTCAAGCCGCGCGGCGACATCTTCGCCTACCCGCCCAGGCTGATCCCCGACCCGTTCACCCTCGACAACTACCAGCGCCTGTTCTCCGGACAGCCGTTCTGGCGCTGGTTCCTGATGAGCACGGTCGTCGCCCTGACCGCCACCGTCGTGTCCGTCTTCGTCTGCGCCCTGGCCGGCTACGGCTTCGCCAAGTTCCGCTTCACCGGCCGACGACTGCTGTTCGGCGTGATGTTCAGCTCGCTGTCCATCCCGTTCGCGGTGATCCTCGTGCCCCTGTTCGTGATGCTCGTCAAGACCGGGCTGGGCAGCCCGTGGTTCGCGCTGATCGTGCCGTGGGTGGCGCCCGCGTTCGGGATCTTCATGATGCAGCAGTACATCGTGCAGTCCATCCCGGACTCCGTGCTGGAGGCCGCCCGCATCGACGGGGCGGGCGAGTTCGGCATCTTCCGGACCATCGTGCTGCCCCTGCTGCGCCCCGCGCTCGGCGCGCTCGCCGTCTGGCAATTCCTCCAGAGCTACAACAGCTTCCTGTGGCCGTTGGTACTGGTCTCCGACAGCTCCCAGTACACCCTGCCGCTCGGCCTGCAGACCCTGTTCGTCTCGGAACAACGCCAGTACGACCTCGTCCTCGCTGGAGCGGTCCTCGCCGTCGTCCCCGCCGTCGCCCTCTTCGTCCTGCTGCGCAAACAGCTCCTCGAAGGCCTGTCCACGGGCGCCGTCAAGGGCTGA
- a CDS encoding molybdopterin cofactor-binding domain-containing protein — MVYSLAATTLTVAAPLGCDGSTAQGAEETADGDRRSSDVLVTGTDAEMLVLEVTQANKVVVRLPRVEVGQGVTTAVAMMIAEELDARLADVDIPLADARSEGNQFTGGSSSVSSLYGPARQLAATARAKLVTAAARRWHVPARTLRTRGTRVFAPDGRSATFGSLTRSAARITRPTVSTAPKPASKHRVIGRPTNRIDARDIITGKAKYTGDLTVAGAKPTVVARPPTLGGKVLSLDSRAARALPGVHAVVRIDGGVAVVAETFHHAFQARDALRIKWAPGPLAHLSDAEIRSRLRAAVPKLGTPPRGSAQTEAEFEFAFVSHAPMEVLTAVADVRSGRAEIWFSSQTPTTAREDIASAVGLPVSKVRVHVVRGGGSFGRRLNHDAAIEAALISEKARRPVKLMWSRTDDIRHGRMRPASQHRIRASHDRGRVVAFAHAMASVSESSEEQGLSTQGGTRSAVRAPAAAPLPSDSGLYNFGRLSGDSGSVGLAIPLGAWRSVDSGTVRTAEEIVVDEAARSLGKDPVAFRRTTLRSKTVKAVLDKVASAGDWGRTMPPGHAQGVAVHEEYDSCVACLVEIDAVDPKNPRVTKVVMAADVGTAVNPLGLEAQLMGTAVDGISTILRAGLHIDRGAVRESSFADFHYARQRHAPLHFEAHILPSRRDPGGAGELGVPAAAGAVANAYARATGTKPRRFPLNF; from the coding sequence GTGGTGTACTCGCTCGCGGCGACCACCCTGACCGTCGCGGCGCCCCTCGGCTGCGACGGCTCGACCGCGCAGGGCGCCGAGGAAACCGCGGACGGCGACCGCCGGTCGTCCGACGTCCTGGTCACCGGCACCGACGCGGAGATGCTGGTCCTGGAGGTCACCCAGGCCAACAAGGTCGTGGTACGGCTGCCACGCGTCGAGGTCGGCCAAGGTGTCACCACCGCCGTCGCGATGATGATCGCCGAGGAGCTGGACGCCCGGCTCGCCGACGTCGACATCCCGCTCGCGGACGCCCGCAGTGAAGGCAACCAGTTCACCGGCGGCTCCAGCTCCGTCAGTTCGCTGTACGGACCGGCCCGGCAACTGGCCGCCACCGCCCGTGCCAAGCTGGTGACGGCGGCCGCCCGCCGCTGGCACGTCCCCGCGCGGACCCTGCGTACCCGGGGCACCAGGGTCTTCGCGCCCGACGGGCGCTCGGCCACCTTCGGATCGCTGACCAGGAGCGCCGCCCGGATCACGCGTCCGACGGTGTCGACCGCGCCCAAGCCCGCCTCCAAGCACCGGGTAATCGGGCGGCCCACGAACCGGATCGACGCCCGCGACATCATCACCGGCAAGGCGAAGTACACCGGAGACCTCACGGTGGCCGGAGCCAAGCCGACGGTCGTGGCCCGCCCGCCGACGCTCGGCGGGAAGGTCCTCTCGCTGGACTCCCGGGCGGCCCGCGCCCTGCCCGGTGTCCACGCGGTCGTGCGGATCGACGGCGGTGTCGCCGTGGTCGCGGAGACCTTCCACCACGCTTTCCAGGCTCGGGACGCGCTCCGGATCAAGTGGGCGCCGGGTCCGCTGGCGCACCTCTCCGACGCCGAGATCCGCTCCCGGCTGCGCGCCGCCGTCCCGAAGCTGGGGACCCCGCCGCGCGGATCGGCGCAGACCGAGGCCGAGTTCGAGTTCGCCTTCGTCAGCCACGCGCCCATGGAGGTGCTCACCGCCGTGGCGGACGTACGCTCCGGGCGGGCCGAGATCTGGTTCTCCTCCCAGACCCCGACGACCGCACGCGAGGACATCGCCTCGGCGGTCGGCCTGCCGGTGTCGAAGGTGCGGGTCCATGTGGTGCGCGGCGGCGGCTCGTTCGGGCGGCGCCTGAACCACGACGCCGCGATCGAGGCGGCCCTGATCTCCGAGAAGGCGCGCCGGCCGGTGAAGCTGATGTGGAGCCGGACCGACGACATCCGGCACGGCCGGATGCGCCCGGCGTCCCAGCACCGGATCCGGGCCAGCCACGACCGGGGCCGGGTCGTCGCCTTCGCCCACGCGATGGCCTCGGTCAGCGAGTCCTCCGAGGAGCAGGGCCTGTCCACGCAAGGAGGCACGCGTTCCGCCGTACGCGCCCCCGCGGCGGCCCCGCTCCCCAGCGACAGCGGTCTCTACAACTTCGGCCGCCTCTCCGGCGACTCGGGCTCGGTCGGCCTGGCGATCCCCCTCGGCGCCTGGCGTTCGGTCGACTCCGGCACGGTGCGCACCGCCGAGGAGATCGTCGTCGACGAGGCCGCCCGCAGCCTCGGCAAGGACCCGGTCGCCTTCCGCCGTACGACACTGCGGAGCAAGACCGTGAAGGCCGTACTGGACAAGGTCGCGAGCGCCGGGGACTGGGGCCGGACCATGCCACCGGGCCACGCCCAGGGGGTCGCCGTCCACGAGGAGTACGACTCCTGCGTCGCCTGCCTGGTCGAGATCGACGCCGTCGATCCGAAGAACCCTCGGGTGACCAAGGTGGTGATGGCGGCCGACGTCGGAACGGCCGTCAACCCGCTGGGGCTCGAGGCCCAGCTCATGGGCACCGCCGTCGACGGGATCTCCACGATCCTGCGCGCCGGCCTGCACATCGACCGGGGCGCCGTCCGCGAGAGCAGCTTCGCCGACTTCCACTACGCCCGCCAGCGGCACGCCCCGCTGCACTTCGAGGCGCACATCCTGCCCTCCCGGCGCGATCCCGGCGGAGCCGGTGAACTCGGCGTCCCGGCCGCGGCCGGCGCCGTGGCCAACGCCTACGCCCGGGCGACCGGCACCAAGCCGCGCCGCTTCCCGCTGAACTTCTGA
- a CDS encoding LacI family DNA-binding transcriptional regulator, producing the protein MATTMTEVARAAGVSQKTVSRVVNGEPHVSPEVRDRVLRVIRELDYRPNNAARALLLGRHRRIGVVSLGTALYGPSTLLIALERAMQRAGYSFALASTLEGQRVSVAVEALLEQGVDGIVLSEPIDDGTPLRLGTDVPVVSLGEGVDLTDGVGAFVGADGVTGARIATEHLLALGHRTVWHIPGPQNWWAARDRLRGWREALAAAEAPEPPLATEGDWSPAAGYTAGRQLARLSDVTAVFAANDDMAIGALHAFTEAGRGVPDDVSVIGYDDIPAAAHLSPPLTTVRQNFTAVADRAVDLLIARIEGRPLPAEPTEPATELTVRASTGPVRRPTSPR; encoded by the coding sequence ATGGCGACGACGATGACCGAGGTCGCCCGTGCCGCCGGCGTCTCCCAGAAGACGGTGTCACGGGTCGTCAACGGCGAGCCGCATGTCAGCCCGGAGGTGCGCGACCGCGTGCTGCGGGTCATACGGGAGCTGGACTACCGCCCGAACAACGCGGCGCGCGCCCTGCTCCTCGGCCGCCACCGGCGGATCGGCGTCGTCTCGCTGGGCACCGCCCTGTACGGGCCGTCGACCCTGCTCATCGCGCTGGAGCGGGCGATGCAGCGGGCGGGATACTCGTTCGCCCTGGCCAGCACCCTGGAAGGGCAGCGAGTGTCCGTCGCCGTCGAGGCGCTGCTGGAGCAGGGCGTCGACGGGATCGTGCTGTCCGAACCCATCGACGACGGCACACCGCTCAGACTCGGCACGGACGTACCCGTGGTCAGTCTCGGTGAGGGCGTCGACCTCACCGACGGCGTGGGCGCGTTCGTCGGCGCCGACGGGGTCACGGGCGCCCGGATCGCCACCGAGCATCTGCTCGCCCTCGGCCACCGCACCGTCTGGCACATCCCCGGCCCGCAGAACTGGTGGGCCGCCCGCGACCGCCTCCGGGGCTGGCGCGAGGCCCTCGCCGCCGCCGAAGCCCCCGAACCACCCCTCGCCACGGAGGGCGACTGGAGTCCGGCCGCGGGATACACGGCCGGCCGACAGCTGGCCCGACTGTCCGACGTCACCGCCGTGTTCGCCGCCAACGACGACATGGCGATCGGCGCCCTGCACGCCTTCACCGAGGCGGGCCGCGGCGTCCCCGACGACGTCAGCGTCATCGGCTACGACGACATCCCCGCCGCGGCCCACCTCTCCCCGCCCCTGACCACCGTCCGGCAGAACTTCACCGCCGTCGCCGACCGCGCCGTGGACCTCCTGATCGCCCGGATCGAGGGCCGCCCCCTACCGGCCGAACCCACCGAACCGGCCACCGAGTTGACCGTACGCGCCTCCACGGGCCCCGTACGCCGTCCGACGTCTCCCCGCTGA
- a CDS encoding FAD-dependent oxidoreductase — protein MTRSIVIGGGIAGAGAALALHKAGFDVTVHEAHPDSAEDIGAFLTLASNGMRALAQVDASAAVTAIGFPLTSMRVLDDTGAEMAQVPLGEAGTPHLRYRCLRRGDLNAALQAEVTRRGIGIHHGTRLVSVENGPDAVTAHFADGTTATGDLLIGADGLNSTVRRLISPDLRPSYSGQHVFYGCTGEAPGAGLPETITMVRGSSVVFGYAVSPEGETYWFARVTDAPLAADALAEDTPARWRDLLLPLLRKDTTPAADLVAATPDRLMVTNATELPTGTPWRSGRTLVIGDAAHAASPATGQGASMALEDAVVLAKSLRDAPDTEAALALYERLRRPRVEHNITVSGNISRGTHTPSGPAPGPRGASAERPGDDELIRQLEWGTDLGQLES, from the coding sequence GTGACGCGGTCGATCGTCATTGGCGGAGGGATCGCCGGTGCCGGAGCGGCTCTCGCGCTGCACAAGGCCGGATTCGATGTCACCGTGCACGAGGCGCACCCCGACTCCGCCGAGGACATCGGCGCGTTCCTGACGCTCGCGAGCAACGGCATGCGCGCCCTGGCGCAGGTGGACGCCTCCGCCGCGGTCACGGCGATCGGCTTCCCGCTGACCTCGATGCGAGTCCTGGACGACACGGGGGCCGAGATGGCCCAGGTGCCGCTCGGCGAGGCCGGTACCCCGCATCTGCGGTACCGGTGCCTCCGGCGCGGCGACCTGAACGCCGCTCTGCAGGCCGAAGTCACCCGCCGGGGCATCGGCATTCACCACGGCACCCGCCTCGTGTCGGTCGAGAACGGTCCGGACGCCGTCACCGCCCACTTCGCCGACGGCACCACGGCGACCGGCGATCTGCTCATTGGTGCCGACGGTCTGAACTCCACCGTCCGCCGGCTCATATCCCCCGACCTGCGCCCGAGTTATTCCGGGCAGCACGTCTTCTACGGCTGCACCGGCGAAGCGCCCGGAGCCGGCCTGCCCGAGACCATCACCATGGTGCGCGGCAGCTCCGTCGTCTTCGGCTACGCGGTGTCGCCGGAGGGCGAGACGTACTGGTTCGCGCGCGTCACCGACGCGCCCCTGGCCGCCGACGCCCTGGCCGAGGACACCCCCGCCCGTTGGCGGGACCTGCTGCTGCCGTTGCTGCGCAAGGACACCACCCCGGCCGCGGACCTCGTCGCGGCCACTCCCGACCGCCTCATGGTCACCAACGCCACCGAACTGCCCACCGGGACGCCCTGGCGCTCCGGCCGGACCCTGGTCATCGGCGACGCGGCCCACGCGGCGTCCCCGGCCACCGGGCAGGGCGCCTCGATGGCGCTGGAGGATGCCGTCGTCCTCGCCAAGTCCCTCAGGGACGCGCCGGACACGGAGGCCGCGCTCGCCCTCTACGAGAGGCTCCGCCGCCCCCGCGTGGAACACAACATCACCGTCAGCGGCAACATCTCCCGCGGCACCCACACTCCGTCCGGCCCCGCCCCGGGCCCTCGCGGCGCGAGTGCGGAACGGCCGGGCGACGACGAACTCATACGACAGCTGGAGTGGGGCACCGACCTCGGGCAGCTCGAGTCCTGA
- a CDS encoding (2Fe-2S)-binding protein, translating into MPSYSFTLNGKRVTVEAPADMPLLWVLRDLLNVTGPKYGCGVGACRACTSHLDGDEIQPCVVPVADCADREVTTIEGLADGDRLHPVQQAWLDCDVAQCGFCQPGQIMATAALLKKTPRPTDADIDRIENVCRCGTYSRIREAITKAAAGG; encoded by the coding sequence ATGCCCTCCTACTCCTTCACCCTCAACGGGAAGCGGGTCACCGTCGAGGCGCCCGCCGACATGCCCCTGCTGTGGGTGCTGCGTGACCTGCTGAACGTCACCGGCCCCAAGTACGGCTGCGGGGTGGGCGCCTGCCGCGCCTGCACCAGCCATCTCGACGGCGACGAGATCCAGCCCTGCGTCGTCCCGGTCGCCGACTGCGCCGACCGCGAGGTCACCACCATCGAGGGCCTGGCCGACGGCGACCGGCTCCACCCGGTGCAACAGGCCTGGCTCGACTGCGACGTCGCCCAGTGCGGCTTCTGCCAGCCGGGCCAGATCATGGCCACGGCCGCCCTCCTGAAGAAGACGCCCCGGCCGACGGACGCCGACATCGACCGGATCGAGAACGTCTGCCGTTGCGGCACGTACTCCCGGATCCGCGAGGCGATCACGAAGGCGGCCGCCGGCGGCTGA